One region of Armigeres subalbatus isolate Guangzhou_Male chromosome 3, GZ_Asu_2, whole genome shotgun sequence genomic DNA includes:
- the LOC134224037 gene encoding ER membrane protein complex subunit 4: MSKAVNKKFKWQLDFTTRSRSSGDIASPPGFNPSAGQTHSEVARDNDQSHLILKKSWDIALGPIKQFPMNLLIMYMSGNSISIFPIMMVVMMFIRPIKAVLSTGATFKVIEGIQATGQKFVYFLGNLVNIGLALYKCHSMGLLPTHASDWLAFADPQARLEYSGGGMSLL, encoded by the exons ATGTCCAAAGCAGTTAACAAAAAGTTCAAATGGCAGCTAGATTTTACGACCAG ATCTCGGAGCAGCGGAGACATCGCATCGCCACCGGGATTCAACCCTTCGGCAGGACAGACCCACAGTGAAGTGGCTCGCGACAATGATCAAAGTCACCTGATCTTGAAAAAGTCCTGGGACATAGCGCTGGGACCGATCAAGCAGTTCCCCATGAACCTTCTGATAATGTACATGTCCGGAAATTCGATCAGTATTTTCCCGATAATGATGGTGGTGATGATGTTTATCCGTCCAATCAAGGCGGTCCTCTCGACTGGTGCAACGTTCAAGGTGATTGAAGGGATTCAAGCCACCGGGCAGAAGTTTGTGTATTTTTTGGGAAATCTGGTGAACATTGGACTGGCTTTGTATAAGTGCCACAGCATGGGACTGCTGCCGACGCATGCCTCGGATTGGTTGGCTTTCGCTGATCCACAAGCCCGTCTTGAGTACTCCGGAGGCGGTATGTCATTGCTGTAA
- the LOC134224038 gene encoding uncharacterized protein LOC134224038, which translates to MAEQILGDLDLPGDLWEIFQVCDIGIFELLSISIQELEQFLEPTGVSWCYDQLYAIIDSWRKRNKAQILRLLKKEAAPGCVKVEIPVGVPPEVLAAQAEVPLQNFKSESCAANFHPKRLPNTKGGELRKASVVPGESSSVEVEEEAATEGQCFSNEVVSNTTHVRNGVADATESVQLPANPVSHLSTVNESNRQLLSDLSNPHQPQARQVTPHQSLSDQPNTHQPLSPATSLCHAQPDHANPLPPQPCTSIAHQAQSGQPLIPSFTTIWLQSLLQSTEKGKDIIQRAAQGELSESKQRQLAGIVAKHHLSLNKTLHSDDLERYTLAITTLFKSEKKESYFVPRGGDRRNPGGKIANKVGNLKQKRRKENAKEEEHVKKYKPISEEPKGTITDEGTRWLLLNIQPWSTVLDKWPQSFCYRQPLLQKRTQVSKLLDQFPHYKEEFGYQLIDLDFEALFQDAPKGLEKLRTVCDDAKAYIGKRALDPSAATLLKHFDGTNEGSYFTITSGL; encoded by the exons ATGGCTGAACAGATTCTCGGCGACTTGGACCTTCCTGGTGATCTGTGGGAGATTTTTCAGG TTTGTGATATAGGAATTTTCGAGTTGTTGTCCATCTCCATTCAAGAACTCGAACAGTTCTTGGAACCGACAGGTGTAAGTTGGTGTTATGATCAACTATATGCAATAATCGACTCTTGGAGGAAACGTAAC aaagcACAAATTTTGCGTTTACTCAAAAAGGAGGCAGCACCCGGCTGCGTTAAAGTGGAAATTCCAGTGGGAGTGCCGCCAGAGGTACTGGCTGCACAGGCGGAGGTACCACTCCAGAATTTCAAATCAGAATCATGCGCTGCCAACTTTCACCCCAAACGGCTGCCTAATACGAAGGGAGGTGAACTCCGAAAAGCGAGTGTAGTACCAGGAGAATCTTCTTCAGTAGAAGTCGAGGAAGAAGCAGCCACTGAAGGCCAATGTTTTTCGAATGAAGTAGTGTCAAATACAACTCATGTGAGGAATGGTGTAGCAGATGCGACAGAATCGGTTCAGTTGCCAGCCAACCCTGTTTCACACCTGTCTACAGTTAACGAATCGAACCGGCAATTGCTGTCAGATTTGTCCAATCCGCATCAACCTCAGGCACGCCAGGTTACTCCGCACCAGTCATTATCAGACCAGCCCAATACACATCAGCCACTATCTCCGGCGACCAGTCTGTGCCACGCACAGCCAGATCATGCCAACCCGTTGCCACCACAGCCATGCACATCCATTGCACACCAGGCTCAATCAGGTCAGCCGTTGATTCCATCATTCACTACAATCTGGCTGCAAAGTTTGCTTCAGTCAACTGAGAAAGGTAAGGACATCATCCAGAGAGCGGCACAAGGAGAGCTGTCAGAATCAAAACAGCGGCAATTGGCTGGAATTGTGGCGAAACACCATCTATCTCTGAATAAAACGCTACATTCAGATGACTTGGAGCGATACACCTTGGCAATCACTACATTGTTCAAATCAGAGAAAAAG gAAAGCTACTTCGTTCCCAGAGGTGGAGATCGACGAAACCCAGGCGGAAAAATTGCCAATAAGGTCGGCAATTTGAAGCAGAAAAGGCGGAAGGAGAACGCAAAAGAAGAAGAACACGTCAAAAAATACAAACCTATTTCGGAGGAACCCAAGGGTACAATAACAGATGAAGGAACTCGGTGGCTGCTTTTGAATATTCAACCGTGGTCCACAGTGCTGGACAAATGGCCACAATCTTTCTGCTATAGGCAACCGCTTTTGCAAAAACGAACCCAAGTGTCCAAGCTTCTCGATCAATTTCCGCACTATAAAGAAGAATTTGGATATCAGTTG attgatttggatttcgaGGCGCTGTTTCAGGACGCACCGAAAGGATTAGAAAAACTGAGAACGGTATGCGATGATGCAAAAGCTTACATTGGGAAACGTGCCTTGGATCCCTCTGCTGCTACCCTATTGAAACACTTCGACGGCACAAATGAAGGTAGTTATTTTACTATAACAAGTGGTTTATAA